Below is a window of Desmonostoc muscorum LEGE 12446 DNA.
CTCACCTCTTTGATTTCGTGCTTTAATTGGTCATTCAAATAGCGTCGTTCAAAATCCAGACGAGCAAACAGTCGGCTACTGCTGAGATTTGTCACCGCATCTACGATCATGCCAGTTGTCTCACTTCTTGCGGCTGCGGCTTTCCGGGAGTAAATTCGGCAGCGAGTTGCCAGCCAGAAGGAAATACTGATAAACAGAACTGCCCACACGCCCACGAATGCAGCAAGGGGAGGATAGGCGCGATATAGTAAAATCGCGGATACAATATACACAACGATTACAGACATAAATTCAGTAATCAGCATTTGCATCGTCTGGGTGACACCCAGAGAGGTTTCACCGATGCGATGTGCCAATGCCCCTGCAAAACTACTGCTCAGGTAGCGATGGGAATGGTACTGTAAGTAGGCATATAGGGAGCGGACGATGTGCTGTCGGTGGATTGGATGGAGAATAGTCTGCAAGAGTCCAGCCGATCGCCCGAAGACAACTTCACCCACACTCAAAGCCGTGAACAGCATCAGCGGTTGGCTGATAGCTTCAAAAATGGACTTGCTGTCGCCAGTCGATCGCGTGACGCTGCGGATGATCTCGCCAATGGCATAGGGCAACATAATACCACAGGTTGCGTGTGTTGCCTCCAGGATCACCATTGCCAAATACCACCAGCGGAACTGGTTAACGAAATAACAAATGAACCTAAATGGAGTATCAGGTAAGTTTGGCGCATCGGCAGCACGTTGAAAAGATTTAGAAAGTCTGATCTTTTTGATCATAAAAGTCGTTCTCGTAGTAGCAAGCTGTTCTGTAAAATAAAAATGGACGGCTTATCTAGCCGCCCTATGGCGTTAAATTGAGTAACCAGGTATAAAGCATGTTTTACTCCTGAATTCAGAATTCAGAATTCAGAATTCTGAATTCTCCTGTAGTTTCTAAACCATAATTTCAGCAGGTGTGATTGCAGCATACAAATCAGGCGGAAGTAGCGCATCCTGAATGTTGATTTTCTTCGGTATGACACCCTGCTCAAAGAACAAATCTGCCACACGTTGTTGTTCTGCAATCAGTGCGGGACTAAGGCCTCTGCGTCCAACGAAAGTGCGACGAGACATCACCCTTGTGGCTACATCCTCATCAAGTTTTTGTTGAGTGATCATCAATTTTTTTACTTCATCTCGATGCCCATCTGCCCACTTATCGAGAGCATGAAGTTCCTCAATGAGAATTTTGAGCAAGCCAGGGTTTTCTTCGGCAAACTTCCTGTCAGCAATATAATAGCCACCAGGAGAATCTAGCCCGACAGAATCTCTCAGGACACGAATTCGACCCATCTTTTCGGCGATCGCATAATGCGGATCTCCTGTCATCCAAACTGGAATTTTACCTTCGAGAAAAGCAGCCCGCGCTTCGATAGTTGGTATACTTTTGATTTTAATATCTCTGATGGTCAAGCCAATTGACTGCAAGGCTCTGAGAATAAAATAGTGGGATGCTGAGCCTTTTTGAAAATAAACTTCTTGCCCCTTGATCTCCTCAAATTTTTTCAGTGGAGACTCTGGAGGCACAGCAATAACACTACTTGTCCCTGTTCTTTTGTTTCTTTGCGTACCGACAACATAAACCAGTTCTGATCCAGCTACTTGGGCAAAAATGGGTGGCGTTTCTCCCACCGAACCCACGTCAACTCTTTTCGCAGCCATTCCTTCCATCAGTTGGGGCCCTTGGACAAATTGCGCCCATTCCACCTTGATTCCCAGCGGTTCCAAGCGTTTCTCTAATACTTGACGATTTCTTACAAGATCCCCTGCACTCTGATACCCCATACGGAGAACTTTACTTTTGATACCAAGGGAACTTGAACCGCTAGTAGCGCTGTTTAATATATTTTGTTGGCTTTGTTGGCTACAACTTCCTAGAACCTATCCCACTAATGCCAGATTGTGGTAATCTACTTTTCAACTAAGAAGAGTGGATCACGCTATGGCTGGACGTTTTGAAGGATTGAGTGACTTGGAATGGAAATTGTTTGAAGATATATTTCCCGTTGAGTCAGAAAAGCGTGGTAAAGGAATGCCTCATGCGCCGTATCGCCATGTATTAAATAGTCTGTTGTACATTCTGATTACTGGATGTCGATGGTGCGATCTACCAAGGGGGGATACTTGGGCATCGAAAAGCTCATCCCACCGATGGTTAAAGCGATGGCGTTCAGATGGAACATTTGAATATTTACAAGCGCGTGTGTTAGCGATCGCAAATGAGAAAGGGCTGATAAACTGGGAGTTCGGCGCGGTTGACGGGTCTTTTTCCCCCTGGGAAGGGCGGGGGTGAAGAAGTTGCTTATGGTGGCAAAGGTAAAGGTATCTTAATACACACACTTACAGAAGGTAATGGAATGCCCCTTTCTAACTGTACGACTCCAGCCAACGGTAATGAGAAAGAGCAGGTGTTACCCCTACTTGATAAGGTAAAACTTAAAACTTTGAAGCGTGGTAGACCACGTAAACGGCTCAAGGTACTGGCTGCCGATAAAGGTTATGACTCCAAACAACAACGCGCCAACTTACGCAAACGGGGTATTCGACCCCAAATACCAAAACGAGTCTGGAAAACAAAGAAAAACAAAGGCAGACCCATCAAAATCTCTGCTCCAAGATTCCAGCAAGAGCGTTGTTTTGCTTGGTATCAACGTAAATATCGTCGTTTGGTTGTTCGCTGGGAGCGACAGAAAGTATATTTTGATTCATTCATTGACCTTGCTACTATCCATCTCTGGATTCAAAGAATCTTATTAGTGGGATAGGTTCTAACAGATATGCCAGAGAAAAACCAGATAGACCTGATGTAGCAACATTGAGAAAACGACGGCGTTTAATCATTGGTATAACTAAATAATTCAATAAAGTTCAGATCAGCCCAGATTGTAGAGACGCGATGAATCGCGTCTGAAATTCTTAAAACCCCTAACGCAGAGAATCTCCCCTGCGATATTCAGTGGTGATGTCGTCTAGTTTTTGTTTCAAATTGTCATCAAGTTTTACTTCCAAAGCCTTGAGGCTGTCAGCAAGTTGTTCTGGGCGGCTAGCACCAATAATCGGGGCTGTAATAATTGGATTAGCTAGAACCCAAGCTATTGCTAAGGTGGTGAGTGACAATCCTGCGAACTCCGCCACTGTGCGTAATTCCTCGACAGTATTAAACTCGCGATCGCGCCAGTAGCGTTCTTGATAACGTTCTGCGGCGGCACCCAAGGTGAAACGTGTACCTGCGGTGGGGCCTTGAGCAAGACTGTGTTTGCCGGTGAGCAAACCACCAGCCAAAGGATTGTACGGAATTACACCCAGTCCTTCTTCTTGCGCCAGGGGCAATAGTTCCCGCTCAATTTCGCGGAATAATAGATTATAGCGGGGCTGAATCGAGACGAAGCGAGTTAGATTACGCACATCAGCACGACCCAAGGCACGGCTGAGTCGATAAGCCAAGAAGTTAGAAACCCCGATGTAGCGTGCCTTACCAGCACGAACTACCGTATCCAATGCTTCTAGAGTTTCATCAAGGGGGGTTGAGGCATCGTCGGAGTGCAATTGATACAAATCGATATAATCTGTTTGCAGGCGTCTTAGAGAAGCATCGATCGCATCCAGAATATGTTTACGCGAAGCACCCTGATC
It encodes the following:
- a CDS encoding transposase, which translates into the protein MTGLFPPGKGGGEEVAYGGKGKGILIHTLTEGNGMPLSNCTTPANGNEKEQVLPLLDKVKLKTLKRGRPRKRLKVLAADKGYDSKQQRANLRKRGIRPQIPKRVWKTKKNKGRPIKISAPRFQQERCFAWYQRKYRRLVVRWERQKVYFDSFIDLATIHLWIQRILLVG
- a CDS encoding aliphatic sulfonate ABC transporter substrate-binding protein, encoding MGYQSAGDLVRNRQVLEKRLEPLGIKVEWAQFVQGPQLMEGMAAKRVDVGSVGETPPIFAQVAGSELVYVVGTQRNKRTGTSSVIAVPPESPLKKFEEIKGQEVYFQKGSASHYFILRALQSIGLTIRDIKIKSIPTIEARAAFLEGKIPVWMTGDPHYAIAEKMGRIRVLRDSVGLDSPGGYYIADRKFAEENPGLLKILIEELHALDKWADGHRDEVKKLMITQQKLDEDVATRVMSRRTFVGRRGLSPALIAEQQRVADLFFEQGVIPKKINIQDALLPPDLYAAITPAEIMV
- a CDS encoding transposase → MAGRFEGLSDLEWKLFEDIFPVESEKRGKGMPHAPYRHVLNSLLYILITGCRWCDLPRGDTWASKSSSHRWLKRWRSDGTFEYLQARVLAIANEKGLINWEFGAVDGSFSPWEGRG
- a CDS encoding aldo/keto reductase; the protein is MTIPTTKLGKTGLTVSRLSLGTMTFGLQTDEETSRQILDTAADAGINFLDTADVYPLGGGLATAGSTEEIVGRWLKGKREHFILATKAVGKVGPAPWDQGASRKHILDAIDASLRRLQTDYIDLYQLHSDDASTPLDETLEALDTVVRAGKARYIGVSNFLAYRLSRALGRADVRNLTRFVSIQPRYNLLFREIERELLPLAQEEGLGVIPYNPLAGGLLTGKHSLAQGPTAGTRFTLGAAAERYQERYWRDREFNTVEELRTVAEFAGLSLTTLAIAWVLANPIITAPIIGASRPEQLADSLKALEVKLDDNLKQKLDDITTEYRRGDSLR